In Arthrobacter sp. PAMC25284, a single genomic region encodes these proteins:
- a CDS encoding ATP/GTP-binding protein, with the protein MPRSNRPRRTAAGKAGFARAAKPGSKHGPAPELDLERARTGVARRESAPDGEWMVRLITAGRAEKTYICPGCSTAVPPGSAHLVVWSEDHLFGAAAGLAERRHWHSNCWTSRSYRYR; encoded by the coding sequence ATGCCCCGTTCGAACAGACCCCGCCGCACCGCCGCCGGGAAGGCCGGCTTCGCACGGGCCGCCAAACCAGGATCCAAACACGGCCCGGCACCGGAGCTGGATCTGGAACGCGCCCGGACCGGCGTTGCCCGGCGGGAGAGCGCGCCCGACGGCGAGTGGATGGTCCGCCTCATCACGGCCGGGCGCGCCGAGAAAACCTACATTTGCCCCGGCTGTTCGACGGCGGTCCCGCCCGGAAGTGCCCACCTTGTGGTTTGGTCCGAGGACCATCTGTTCGGGGCCGCCGCCGGCCTGGCAGAGCGCAGGCACTGGCACTCCAATTGCTGGACGTCACGGAGCTACCGGTATCGCTAA
- the nucS gene encoding endonuclease NucS has translation MRLVIARCSVDYVGRLKAHLPLATRLLLVKADGSVLVHSDGGSYKPLNWMSPPASLRVSSPDEIDVEVGVIEQWTVQSAKTDDRLIINIHEQLHDTSHELGQDPGLIKDGVEADLQRLLAEQIELLGTGFSLIRREYFTAIGPVDILARDSNGATVAIELKRRGDIDGVEQLTRYLELLNRDPLLAPVRGIFAAQQIKPQAKVLANDRGIDCITLDYDAMRGVDDSESRLF, from the coding sequence GTGCGTTTAGTGATAGCCCGGTGCTCCGTTGATTATGTTGGCCGGCTCAAAGCCCATCTCCCGCTGGCCACCCGGCTTTTGCTGGTCAAAGCCGACGGGTCCGTCCTGGTCCATTCCGATGGCGGATCCTATAAACCGTTGAACTGGATGAGTCCCCCCGCCTCACTGCGGGTCTCCAGCCCTGACGAGATCGACGTCGAGGTCGGCGTGATCGAGCAGTGGACAGTGCAGTCCGCGAAAACCGATGACCGGCTGATCATCAATATCCATGAGCAACTGCACGACACCTCGCATGAGCTCGGGCAGGATCCGGGTCTGATCAAGGACGGCGTCGAAGCGGATCTGCAGCGCCTCCTGGCCGAACAGATCGAGCTCCTCGGCACGGGATTCTCCCTTATCCGCCGCGAATACTTCACCGCCATCGGTCCCGTCGATATCCTTGCCCGGGACTCGAACGGCGCCACCGTCGCGATCGAGCTTAAACGCCGTGGTGACATTGACGGCGTCGAGCAGCTCACGCGCTACCTCGAACTGCTGAACCGCGATCCCCTGCTGGCGCCGGTGCGCGGAATCTTCGCCGCACAGCAGATCAAGCCGCAGGCCAAGGTTCTGGCCAATGACCGCGGCATCGACTGCATCACCCTGGACTACGACGCCATGCGCGGCGTCGACGACAGCGAGTCCCGGCTCTTCTGA
- a CDS encoding DUF2550 domain-containing protein — MNDLGLPFIILAALFGLLVLALCLSGVRRLTLRRALGTVDASICTAGNRWQMGVCRYQDNELEWFRLVSLSFRPKHTFLRSSLELQGRREPSEDELVRVQPEAVIVELRYEGQDIRLAMRFDAYTGLSSWLEAGPVVGVGTWR, encoded by the coding sequence ATGAACGATCTCGGTTTGCCGTTCATCATTCTGGCCGCCCTCTTCGGGCTGCTGGTCTTAGCACTGTGCCTATCGGGGGTGCGCCGCCTTACCTTGCGGCGTGCCCTCGGCACAGTGGACGCCTCCATTTGCACAGCGGGAAACCGTTGGCAGATGGGGGTTTGTCGTTATCAGGACAACGAACTCGAATGGTTCCGGCTTGTCTCGCTCAGCTTCCGGCCCAAGCACACCTTCCTGCGAAGCTCGCTGGAACTGCAGGGCAGGCGCGAACCCAGCGAAGATGAGCTCGTCAGAGTCCAGCCGGAAGCCGTAATTGTGGAGCTCCGGTACGAGGGGCAGGACATCCGGCTGGCCATGCGCTTTGACGCCTACACCGGCCTGTCTTCCTGGCTGGAGGCCGGCCCTGTGGTGGGTGTCGGCACCTGGCGCTAG
- a CDS encoding bifunctional lysylphosphatidylglycerol flippase/synthetase MprF, with amino-acid sequence MPGDLRPADPSLVGGVLRRTLTHFRAVPFTLAVLGVFLAVSAVTGSFLAGPPASLLGFASVSAPGLKAGHWWSMFTSLFFATNLPAYLAASLMILLLLGLAERYLGTLRTAVFFFAGQFAAVTVFLLVTQLFRFAGDVWLGRMADARLIGPYAAVLAVVLAASGLLPALWQRRLRTAAVSGALLLVLYSGHAETVVGLVGTLVGLTAGWWIQGDQGGPHRHRSTGGETRNLLALTVAIFAVGPLVTATVRSPTGPLALLRDVVVNPVPTLAQLEANCGGTVDVGCLAGGQAGFAGPLGLVLAVVPVVLLLMCADGLRKGRRLALWITIAVQLAVAALAAVYLLLIAQIPHQPGKPAGAVLSSGIVHILPLVAVPLLLAVLLWASRRQFRVETEPGSRRSLGLAVGGTWLVLVSSYSAVWFGTGGMVRDGGLRGLAAELVRQYLPLPFSGVFNRVFQGRSAVEAFLFGASGPVFWTVCLAAVWIALRRRAPRRDAGAGDRDVARRLIRQGGDSLSWMALWEPNKYWFTPDRSGGIAYQQHGNVALTLAGPFGPADRHAETAAGFLRYCADQALIPGLYSCTDELWPLVRNNGFRRVAVAQETRLAVRELEFKGKDWQNVRTALNRAAKTGVRAVWGRYGDFPAQLRAQLREVSEDWAAQKEVPEMGFTLGGIDELDDDDVLCCLAVDGEGRVQGVTSWLPVFADGKLVRWTLDFMRRSHDAFPGVMEFLIASAILEHRNTVEVISLSGSPLAKDADTAGAPEGLAGILDVVGRALEPVYGFRSLASFKSRFKPEYRTLYLYYQEPLHLPAIGRALSLAYLPGLSLRQSARLLRTLVR; translated from the coding sequence TTGCCCGGGGACCTCCGCCCCGCGGATCCGTCCCTGGTCGGCGGCGTCCTCCGCCGGACACTGACACACTTCCGGGCGGTACCGTTCACGCTCGCCGTCCTCGGTGTGTTCCTCGCCGTCAGCGCCGTGACCGGCAGCTTCCTCGCCGGGCCGCCGGCATCGCTGCTGGGCTTCGCCTCGGTCAGCGCTCCCGGGTTGAAGGCCGGGCACTGGTGGTCGATGTTCACGTCGCTGTTCTTTGCGACGAACCTGCCCGCCTACCTTGCGGCGTCATTGATGATCCTGCTGCTGCTTGGACTCGCCGAACGGTATTTGGGCACGCTGCGTACGGCCGTGTTTTTCTTCGCCGGTCAGTTCGCCGCCGTGACGGTGTTTCTACTCGTCACACAGTTGTTCCGGTTTGCCGGCGATGTCTGGCTTGGCCGGATGGCGGACGCCCGGCTGATCGGCCCCTATGCCGCCGTCCTCGCCGTGGTCCTCGCGGCCAGCGGTCTGCTGCCGGCCCTGTGGCAACGGCGGCTGCGCACCGCCGCCGTCTCCGGTGCGCTGCTGCTGGTGCTCTACTCAGGGCACGCCGAGACCGTCGTCGGACTGGTAGGCACACTGGTGGGTCTGACGGCAGGCTGGTGGATCCAGGGCGACCAGGGTGGGCCTCACCGGCACCGCTCAACCGGCGGCGAAACCCGGAACCTGCTGGCCCTGACGGTGGCGATCTTCGCCGTCGGGCCGCTCGTCACGGCCACAGTCCGCAGCCCCACGGGGCCGCTGGCCCTGCTGCGGGACGTCGTGGTGAACCCGGTTCCCACACTGGCGCAGCTGGAGGCGAACTGTGGCGGCACGGTCGACGTCGGGTGCCTGGCTGGCGGCCAGGCCGGGTTCGCCGGTCCGCTGGGCCTCGTGCTGGCTGTGGTGCCCGTGGTTCTGTTACTGATGTGTGCCGATGGCCTGCGCAAGGGCCGCAGGCTTGCGCTCTGGATCACCATCGCCGTTCAGCTCGCCGTGGCCGCCCTCGCCGCCGTGTATCTTCTGCTGATTGCGCAGATCCCGCACCAGCCGGGTAAACCGGCGGGCGCAGTGCTGAGTTCCGGCATTGTCCACATCCTCCCCCTCGTGGCCGTGCCCCTGCTGCTGGCGGTACTCTTGTGGGCCAGCCGGCGGCAGTTCCGGGTTGAGACGGAACCGGGGTCCCGGCGCAGCCTGGGCCTGGCGGTCGGCGGAACATGGCTGGTACTGGTCAGCAGCTACAGTGCGGTATGGTTCGGGACCGGCGGAATGGTCCGCGACGGCGGACTTCGGGGACTGGCCGCGGAACTCGTGCGGCAGTACCTGCCGCTGCCGTTCTCGGGCGTCTTCAACCGCGTTTTCCAAGGCCGCAGTGCCGTGGAGGCGTTTCTCTTCGGCGCCTCCGGCCCCGTCTTCTGGACAGTCTGCCTCGCGGCGGTCTGGATCGCGCTGAGACGCCGGGCACCCCGACGGGATGCCGGCGCGGGGGACCGGGATGTTGCCCGTCGCCTGATCCGTCAGGGCGGAGACTCGCTGTCCTGGATGGCCTTGTGGGAGCCGAACAAGTACTGGTTCACGCCGGACCGAAGCGGAGGGATCGCCTACCAGCAGCACGGCAATGTGGCGCTGACCCTGGCGGGTCCGTTCGGACCGGCGGACCGGCATGCCGAGACTGCGGCGGGATTTCTGCGCTACTGCGCCGATCAGGCCCTGATCCCGGGTCTCTACTCCTGCACCGATGAGCTGTGGCCCCTTGTCAGGAACAACGGCTTCCGGCGGGTCGCCGTCGCGCAGGAGACCCGGCTCGCCGTGCGGGAACTCGAATTCAAGGGCAAGGACTGGCAAAACGTCCGCACCGCACTGAACCGCGCGGCGAAAACCGGCGTTCGGGCTGTCTGGGGCCGGTACGGTGACTTCCCCGCTCAGCTGCGGGCCCAGCTCAGGGAGGTCTCGGAGGACTGGGCGGCGCAAAAGGAAGTGCCGGAGATGGGTTTCACGCTCGGCGGCATCGACGAACTCGACGACGACGATGTGCTGTGCTGCCTGGCGGTGGACGGCGAAGGACGGGTCCAGGGGGTCACCAGCTGGCTTCCCGTTTTTGCGGACGGCAAGCTGGTGCGCTGGACGCTGGACTTCATGCGCCGCAGCCACGACGCCTTTCCCGGAGTGATGGAGTTCCTGATCGCGTCGGCCATCCTGGAGCACCGGAATACGGTGGAGGTCATTTCCCTCTCCGGCTCACCGTTGGCCAAAGACGCTGACACTGCAGGTGCTCCCGAAGGACTCGCGGGAATTCTGGATGTGGTCGGGCGCGCCCTCGAGCCCGTCTATGGATTCCGGTCTCTCGCCTCATTCAAATCGCGCTTCAAGCCCGAATACCGCACCCTTTACCTGTACTACCAGGAGCCGCTGCACCTGCCGGCGATCGGACGGGCCCTGAGCCTTGCGTATCTTCCGGGCCTTTCGCTCCGGCAAAGCGCGCGGCTGCTGCGGACCCTTGTGCGGTAA
- the atpA gene encoding F0F1 ATP synthase subunit alpha produces the protein MAELTINADDVRNALNEFAASYEPGNAERVEVGRVTTAGDGIARVEGLPSVMANELLRFEDGTLGLAQNLDVREIGVIILGDFTGIEEGQEVHRTGQVLSVPVGDAFLGRVVDPLGQPIDDLGEIKAETTRALELQAPGVTQRKSVHEPMQTGLKAIDAMIPIGRGQRQLIIGDRQTGKSAIAIDTIINQKANWASGDTTKQVRCIYVAIGQKASTIAAVRQTLEDNGALEYTTIVASPASDPAGFKYLAPYAGSAIGQHWMYGGKHVLIVFDDLSKQAEAYRAVSLLLRRPPGREAYPGDVFYLHSRLLERCAKLSDELGAGSMTGLPLIETKANDVSAYIPTNVISITDGQIFLQSDLFNANQRPAVDVGVSVSRVGGAAQVKSMKKVSGTLKLELAQYRDMQAFAMFASDLDAASRQQLTRGARLMELLKQGQYSPFPVEDQVVSIWAGTNGHLDDVPVEDINRFETEFLEHLKHKSSILTTLAQTNVMSDDTAEALKTAIVDFKKGFFGEGDSYLVGAGHEEHAAIDEAQVDQEKIVKQKR, from the coding sequence ATGGCCGAATTGACCATCAACGCCGACGACGTCCGTAATGCGTTGAACGAGTTCGCGGCGTCCTACGAACCCGGAAACGCCGAGCGCGTAGAGGTTGGCCGTGTAACGACCGCAGGTGACGGCATCGCCCGTGTTGAGGGCCTACCCTCGGTCATGGCGAACGAGCTGCTTCGCTTTGAAGACGGCACCCTGGGCCTGGCCCAGAACCTCGACGTCCGCGAGATCGGTGTCATCATCCTCGGTGACTTCACCGGCATCGAAGAAGGCCAGGAAGTCCACCGCACCGGACAGGTTCTCTCTGTCCCGGTGGGCGACGCCTTCCTTGGCCGTGTTGTTGACCCGCTGGGCCAGCCCATCGATGACCTCGGCGAGATCAAGGCCGAGACCACCCGGGCACTGGAACTTCAGGCGCCCGGCGTGACCCAGCGCAAATCGGTTCACGAGCCGATGCAGACCGGTCTGAAGGCTATTGACGCCATGATCCCGATCGGCCGCGGCCAGCGCCAGCTGATCATCGGTGACCGCCAGACCGGCAAGTCGGCAATCGCCATCGACACGATCATCAACCAGAAGGCCAACTGGGCTTCCGGGGACACCACGAAGCAGGTGCGCTGCATCTACGTGGCCATCGGCCAGAAGGCATCCACGATCGCTGCCGTCCGCCAGACCCTGGAGGACAACGGCGCCCTGGAGTACACCACCATCGTGGCTTCCCCGGCGTCAGACCCCGCAGGCTTCAAGTACTTGGCACCGTACGCCGGTTCGGCCATCGGCCAGCACTGGATGTACGGCGGCAAGCACGTCCTCATCGTCTTCGATGACCTCTCCAAGCAGGCTGAGGCCTACCGTGCAGTATCGCTGCTGCTCCGCCGCCCGCCGGGACGCGAAGCCTACCCGGGCGACGTTTTCTACTTGCACTCCCGTCTACTCGAACGTTGTGCCAAGCTCTCCGACGAGCTCGGTGCCGGTTCGATGACCGGTCTGCCGCTCATCGAGACCAAGGCAAACGATGTTTCCGCCTACATCCCGACGAACGTGATCTCCATTACCGATGGCCAGATCTTCCTGCAGTCGGACCTCTTCAACGCCAACCAGCGTCCGGCCGTCGACGTGGGTGTCTCCGTCTCCCGCGTGGGTGGTGCTGCCCAGGTCAAGTCCATGAAGAAGGTCTCCGGTACTTTGAAGCTGGAACTGGCCCAGTACCGCGATATGCAGGCGTTCGCGATGTTCGCGTCGGACCTCGACGCCGCATCGCGCCAGCAGCTCACCCGTGGCGCCCGCCTGATGGAACTGCTCAAGCAGGGCCAGTACTCGCCGTTCCCGGTTGAGGACCAGGTCGTCTCCATCTGGGCCGGCACCAACGGCCACCTCGACGACGTTCCGGTTGAGGACATCAACCGCTTCGAAACAGAGTTCCTGGAGCACCTCAAGCACAAGTCCTCCATCCTGACCACGCTGGCACAGACCAACGTGATGAGCGATGACACCGCTGAAGCACTGAAGACCGCGATCGTGGACTTCAAAAAGGGCTTCTTCGGCGAGGGCGACAGCTACCTGGTAGGTGCGGGGCACGAAGAGCACGCCGCCATCGACGAGGCTCAGGTCGACCAGGAAAAAATCGTCAAGCAGAAGCGCTAG
- a CDS encoding alpha/beta hydrolase, with product MTFDPASYVFSQPSAPTAIRASTVLPARRENVELHTADGHVLVGELSVPESGEIKATLITLHPLPTHGGFMDSHVYRKASYRLPALAGIAVLRFNTRGTESPRGTSSGAFAEGVDERMDVEAAVHFAVQRGLPNRWLVGWSFGTELALMYGASEPVAGEIEGAILLSPPLHRATEEHLGEWAASGKPLKVLVPEFDDFLQPAEAAERFGAVPQARLVAVDGAKHLWVGEKYAGRVLNEIVDEVIPGGTGGAALPHEWTGPVAAAHA from the coding sequence ATGACTTTTGACCCGGCGTCGTACGTATTCAGCCAGCCTTCGGCACCCACCGCCATCCGCGCGTCGACCGTTCTGCCGGCCCGCCGCGAGAACGTGGAACTCCACACCGCGGACGGCCATGTGCTCGTGGGGGAGTTGTCCGTGCCGGAGTCCGGCGAGATCAAGGCCACGCTGATCACCCTGCACCCGCTGCCCACGCACGGCGGTTTTATGGACTCCCATGTGTACCGGAAGGCGTCCTACCGCCTGCCGGCCCTCGCCGGAATTGCCGTGCTGCGCTTTAACACCCGGGGAACCGAATCGCCGCGGGGCACCAGCAGCGGGGCCTTTGCGGAGGGCGTCGACGAGCGGATGGACGTTGAGGCGGCCGTTCACTTCGCGGTGCAGCGCGGCCTGCCCAACCGCTGGCTCGTGGGCTGGTCATTCGGCACCGAGCTGGCGCTGATGTACGGGGCTTCGGAGCCGGTGGCGGGCGAGATCGAGGGCGCCATCCTGCTTTCGCCGCCGCTGCACCGCGCCACCGAGGAGCACCTCGGGGAATGGGCTGCGTCGGGCAAACCGCTGAAGGTGCTGGTTCCCGAGTTTGACGACTTCCTGCAGCCCGCCGAAGCCGCCGAGCGGTTCGGCGCCGTGCCGCAGGCCCGGCTGGTGGCCGTCGACGGCGCCAAGCACCTCTGGGTTGGGGAAAAGTACGCCGGCCGGGTGCTCAACGAGATCGTGGACGAGGTTATTCCCGGCGGAACCGGCGGCGCTGCGCTGCCGCACGAGTGGACGGGACCGGTGGCCGCGGCGCACGCCTGA
- a CDS encoding alpha/beta hydrolase-fold protein produces the protein MTLDFLQDIRLVDGPVMWFAWAAGASGLAFLAWRAVRHRKPTASAALLGTTAVLAAALVAGIHWLLIYGWSVFPDELPPDILGWSLPAAAALFLWLHRLGGLWLRSGRSAGPQPARRRTTARPWRATAGATAALLGVVLLSQAQINLYFGLNQTVGDVTGTAVERIPWLEAELTRGASPAVDLAQWDDPGGMPAGVLRKATIPGTASGFTSRDAYIYLPPAYQSVPRPKLPVLVLFAGQPGSPQDWLVGGALRARMDRFADGHRGIAPVTVVVDPNGTQSANTLCLDSRIAQADTFLSVDVPGWIKTNLDVDPDPRLWTAGGFSFGATCAVQMVTRHPGVYHDAVAVASEKEPALAKERDKTVQASFGGDTAAFDRQTPLWLMQHRSYTGQAIVFYAGGRDREFMDNMSVLADAATASGFIVKSNVIANAGHSWQTASAGLADALEFLAPRWGIT, from the coding sequence GTGACCTTGGATTTCCTTCAGGACATCAGACTCGTCGACGGACCAGTGATGTGGTTTGCCTGGGCTGCCGGTGCCAGCGGCCTGGCCTTCCTCGCCTGGCGCGCCGTCCGGCACCGCAAACCCACCGCTTCCGCCGCCCTGCTCGGAACAACGGCCGTCCTTGCCGCAGCACTCGTGGCCGGAATCCACTGGCTCCTGATCTATGGCTGGTCCGTCTTCCCCGACGAGTTGCCCCCGGATATCCTGGGCTGGTCTCTACCCGCGGCGGCCGCCCTCTTCCTGTGGCTGCACCGGCTCGGTGGCCTGTGGCTCCGTTCCGGACGATCGGCCGGCCCGCAGCCGGCCCGACGCCGGACCACGGCGCGGCCCTGGCGTGCCACGGCCGGAGCAACGGCGGCACTGCTCGGAGTGGTACTGCTCTCCCAGGCCCAGATCAACCTTTACTTCGGGCTGAACCAGACCGTCGGCGACGTGACCGGAACAGCGGTGGAACGGATCCCCTGGCTGGAAGCGGAACTCACCCGCGGCGCGTCTCCTGCAGTCGACCTGGCACAGTGGGACGATCCTGGCGGAATGCCGGCCGGGGTGCTGCGGAAGGCCACGATCCCCGGGACGGCATCAGGCTTCACCAGCCGCGATGCCTACATCTATCTGCCACCGGCCTATCAGAGCGTGCCGCGGCCAAAGCTTCCCGTGCTTGTGCTGTTTGCCGGGCAGCCGGGGAGCCCACAGGATTGGCTCGTCGGCGGCGCCCTCCGGGCGCGGATGGACCGTTTTGCGGACGGTCACCGGGGCATCGCTCCGGTGACGGTGGTAGTCGATCCCAACGGGACGCAGTCGGCGAACACGCTCTGCCTCGACAGCCGCATTGCGCAGGCGGATACTTTCCTATCGGTGGACGTTCCGGGATGGATCAAGACCAACCTCGACGTCGATCCGGATCCGCGGTTGTGGACCGCCGGCGGATTCTCCTTCGGCGCCACCTGCGCAGTCCAAATGGTTACACGCCATCCTGGCGTTTATCACGACGCCGTGGCGGTCGCGAGCGAGAAGGAACCCGCCCTGGCGAAGGAACGCGACAAAACAGTCCAGGCCTCCTTCGGGGGTGACACAGCGGCCTTTGACCGGCAGACCCCCCTCTGGCTCATGCAGCACCGGAGCTACACCGGACAGGCCATCGTCTTTTACGCCGGCGGGCGTGACCGGGAGTTCATGGACAACATGAGCGTACTCGCGGACGCAGCCACAGCGTCCGGATTCATTGTGAAGTCGAATGTGATCGCCAACGCCGGCCATTCCTGGCAGACTGCCTCCGCAGGCCTGGCTGACGCCCTGGAGTTCCTCGCCCCGCGCTGGGGGATCACATGA
- the atpD gene encoding F0F1 ATP synthase subunit beta yields the protein MTATATEHVAATSGATGRIARVIGPVVDVEFPADAIPSIYNALTTEITLNGETKTITFEVALHLGDNVIRAISLQATDGLVRGTAVVDSGAPISVPVGDVVKGHIFNVLGQPLDVTEAELDITERWPIHRKAPAFATLEGSTEMMETGIKVIDLLTPYIKGGKIGLFGGAGVGKTVLIQEMITRVARNFGGTSVFAGVGERTREGNDLWVEMEEAGVLKDTALVFGQMDEPPGTRLRVALSALTMAEYFRDVQNQDVLLFIDNIFRFTQAGSEVSTLLGRMPSAVGYQPNLADEMGLLQERITSTKGHSITSMQAIYVPADDYTDPAPATTFAHLDATTELSREIASRGLYPAVDPLTSTSRILDPQYIGQDHYNTAVRVKQILQKNKELQDIIAILGVDELSEEDKIVVSRARRIQQFLSQNTYTAKQFTGVEGSTVSIKDTVEGFTAICDGELDHIAEQAFFNVGGLDDVERQWAKIQEQTK from the coding sequence ATGACTGCCACTGCTACCGAACACGTAGCCGCAACGTCCGGTGCTACCGGCCGTATTGCCCGTGTTATTGGCCCGGTTGTCGACGTCGAATTCCCGGCTGACGCAATCCCCTCGATTTACAACGCTCTCACCACGGAGATTACTCTCAACGGTGAGACCAAGACCATCACGTTCGAGGTTGCCCTGCACCTGGGCGACAACGTCATTCGCGCCATTTCCCTGCAGGCGACCGACGGCCTTGTCCGCGGTACCGCTGTAGTGGATTCGGGTGCCCCGATCTCCGTGCCTGTCGGCGACGTGGTCAAGGGACACATCTTCAACGTCCTCGGTCAGCCGCTGGACGTTACGGAGGCGGAACTCGACATCACCGAGCGCTGGCCCATTCACCGCAAGGCTCCCGCCTTCGCGACGCTTGAGGGTTCCACCGAGATGATGGAAACCGGCATCAAGGTCATTGACCTTCTCACCCCGTACATCAAGGGTGGCAAGATCGGTCTGTTCGGTGGTGCCGGTGTCGGCAAGACCGTGTTGATCCAGGAAATGATCACCCGTGTTGCCCGTAACTTCGGTGGCACCTCGGTGTTCGCCGGTGTCGGCGAGCGTACGCGTGAAGGTAACGACCTCTGGGTTGAAATGGAAGAGGCAGGCGTCCTCAAGGACACCGCCCTTGTCTTCGGCCAGATGGACGAGCCGCCGGGAACGCGTCTTCGCGTGGCGCTGTCCGCACTGACCATGGCGGAATACTTCCGCGATGTCCAGAACCAGGACGTGCTGCTCTTCATTGACAACATCTTCCGCTTCACCCAGGCAGGTTCCGAGGTTTCCACCCTCCTCGGCCGTATGCCCTCGGCTGTGGGCTACCAGCCCAACCTGGCAGATGAGATGGGTCTCCTCCAGGAGCGCATCACGTCTACCAAGGGCCACTCCATCACCTCGATGCAGGCCATCTACGTCCCCGCAGATGACTACACCGACCCGGCTCCGGCCACGACCTTCGCACACCTCGACGCGACCACGGAACTGTCCCGTGAAATCGCTTCCCGTGGTCTGTACCCGGCCGTTGACCCGCTGACGTCGACGTCCCGCATCCTGGATCCGCAGTACATCGGACAGGACCACTACAACACGGCCGTCCGCGTCAAGCAGATCCTGCAGAAGAACAAGGAACTTCAGGACATCATCGCCATCCTCGGCGTTGACGAACTCTCTGAAGAAGACAAGATTGTTGTCTCGCGTGCACGCCGCATCCAGCAGTTCCTCTCGCAGAACACCTACACCGCCAAGCAGTTCACCGGCGTCGAGGGCTCTACCGTCTCCATCAAGGACACGGTCGAAGGCTTCACCGCTATCTGCGACGGCGAGCTGGACCACATCGCAGAGCAGGCGTTCTTCAACGTCGGCGGCCTGGATGACGTCGAGCGCCAGTGGGCCAAGATCCAGGAACAGACCAAGTAA
- a CDS encoding F0F1 ATP synthase subunit gamma has product MGAQIRVYRQKITSTTSMRKIFKAMELIATSRIGKARARVAASLPYANAITRAVSAVASQSEIDHPLVTEPEQIRRAAVLVITSDRGLAGSYSASVLKQAEGLAELLHEEGKEVKTFLMGRKAQAYFDFRNRPYGRVWTGNTDAPEFATAQEVSSALLADFATAYEEGGVDEIHVVYTRFKSMVTQEPTVVRLLPLEVVEEQAASESDLLPLYEFEPETEQVLDALLPRYIESRIFAAMLQAAASELAARQRAMKSAGDNATDLIKKYTRLRNTARQAEITQELSEIVAGADALNAS; this is encoded by the coding sequence ATGGGAGCCCAGATCCGGGTCTACCGCCAGAAGATCACCTCGACGACGTCGATGCGCAAGATCTTCAAGGCGATGGAACTGATCGCTACCTCGCGCATCGGCAAGGCCCGGGCACGCGTAGCAGCTTCACTGCCTTACGCAAACGCCATCACGCGTGCCGTTTCTGCTGTTGCAAGCCAGAGCGAAATTGACCACCCGTTGGTCACCGAGCCGGAGCAGATCCGCCGGGCAGCCGTCCTGGTCATCACCTCGGACCGTGGCCTCGCAGGGTCATACTCTGCGAGCGTCCTCAAGCAGGCCGAAGGCCTTGCTGAGCTGCTCCATGAGGAAGGCAAGGAAGTCAAGACGTTCCTGATGGGCCGCAAGGCGCAGGCGTATTTTGATTTCCGGAACCGTCCCTACGGGCGTGTCTGGACGGGCAACACGGATGCACCGGAGTTCGCGACCGCGCAGGAAGTCAGCTCCGCACTGCTGGCCGACTTCGCAACAGCCTACGAAGAGGGCGGCGTCGACGAGATCCATGTCGTGTACACCCGCTTCAAGTCCATGGTGACCCAGGAGCCGACGGTCGTCCGCCTGCTCCCGCTCGAAGTTGTGGAAGAGCAGGCAGCATCCGAATCGGATCTCCTGCCGCTCTACGAGTTCGAGCCGGAAACGGAGCAGGTACTCGATGCCCTGCTGCCGCGCTACATCGAATCACGTATCTTCGCCGCCATGTTGCAGGCTGCAGCTTCCGAGCTCGCTGCCCGCCAGCGGGCAATGAAGTCCGCCGGTGACAACGCCACGGACCTCATCAAGAAGTACACGCGTCTGCGCAACACTGCCCGCCAGGCTGAAATTACGCAGGAGCTTTCCGAAATCGTTGCCGGTGCCGACGCCTTGAACGCGTCCTGA
- a CDS encoding F0F1 ATP synthase subunit epsilon, whose amino-acid sequence MAELEVEIVAADHFVWSGAAKMVKARTSDGEIGILPGHSPLLAILAEGELAIEPVSGDRIAVAVDGGFFSVDNDRVVIVADNAQLGDAATAGIR is encoded by the coding sequence ATGGCTGAGCTTGAGGTTGAGATTGTCGCAGCGGACCATTTTGTCTGGTCCGGAGCGGCCAAGATGGTCAAGGCCCGCACCAGCGATGGTGAAATCGGAATCCTGCCCGGCCACTCGCCCCTGCTGGCGATTCTGGCCGAAGGTGAACTGGCAATTGAGCCGGTATCCGGTGACCGCATTGCCGTAGCTGTCGACGGCGGATTCTTCTCCGTCGACAACGACCGGGTGGTCATTGTTGCTGACAACGCCCAACTGGGTGACGCAGCGACTGCTGGGATCCGCTAG
- a CDS encoding cold-shock protein, with product MAQGTVKWFNAEKGFGFITPDDADGDVFVHYSEIQTGGFKTLDENQRVQFEIGQGSKGPQATGVTLV from the coding sequence ATGGCACAGGGAACCGTCAAGTGGTTTAACGCAGAAAAGGGCTTCGGCTTCATCACCCCGGATGACGCCGATGGCGATGTCTTCGTTCACTACTCCGAAATCCAGACCGGCGGATTCAAGACCCTCGACGAGAACCAGCGCGTTCAGTTCGAGATCGGCCAGGGCTCCAAGGGCCCCCAGGCCACCGGCGTGACGCTGGTCTAG